One window from the genome of Haladaptatus paucihalophilus DX253 encodes:
- the gyrA gene encoding DNA gyrase subunit A, whose product MSSDTSDLPDEVAEKVKSVRVEDEMEQSYIDYAMSVIAGRALPDVRDGLKPVHKRILYAMHRSGVTSNASHRKSSNIVGDTMGDFHPHGDQSIYDALARMAQTFSMRYPLIDGQGNFGSVDGDPPAAMRYTEARMDSLSEEMLADIEMDTVDFKPNYDGRLEEPEVLPSAVPNLLINGSSGIAVGMSTNIPPHNLGEVIDATVELIDNPDATVEDLMEHVKGPDFPTGANIVGRNAIHQAYKTGRGRLRVRAEYEVQDDRIVITELPFQTNKARLIQRIADHVNDGTIEGIRDLRDESDRDGIRVVVELKQNAIPEVVENQLLNHRLERTFSIISLALVDGQPKVLTLKELLQHYLDHRRDVVRRRSEFELDEAEERAHILEGRLRALDNIDDVVELIRNADDRDGARSGLQGTFDFSEKQAEHIVRMQLGSLTSLESEEIEAEYEDVTARIERLETILGDESELLGVIKEELLEMKEKYADERRTKIVEDTSEVTREDLIAEEDVFVVVTEQDYVKRMPIEQFDAQGRGGKGIIGADVKEDDTVSKVFRANTHDYLLCFTNHGQVYRLKTYEIPEMSRTARGKSAVNILDLDKGEDITAVITTDEFEEDESLSMVTQQGYVKRTAAKEFENILSTGIIAARLEDGDKLVDVKVTDGTKDLLVSTKNGMTIRFDETEAREMGRSARGVHGIRLDDDDEVVGMVAANGDVDDLLTVTRRGYGKRTKLTEYRSQSRNGKGLIDIKTGDRNGHVTEIKTVIEDDHLVLMSERGQIMRIRAEDISEVGRNTMGVTVMDVDEDDRVASVDVIPAEAAEAVPDDAETAEESEPVADE is encoded by the coding sequence ATGAGTTCAGACACATCAGACCTCCCCGACGAGGTCGCGGAGAAGGTAAAGAGCGTCCGCGTCGAGGACGAGATGGAACAGAGCTACATCGACTACGCGATGTCCGTCATCGCGGGTCGCGCCCTCCCCGACGTGCGTGACGGGTTGAAGCCCGTGCACAAGCGCATCCTCTACGCGATGCACCGGTCTGGCGTGACGAGCAACGCGAGTCACCGCAAGTCCTCGAACATCGTCGGGGACACCATGGGCGACTTCCACCCGCACGGCGACCAGTCGATTTACGACGCGCTCGCCCGGATGGCACAGACGTTCTCCATGCGGTACCCGCTCATCGATGGGCAGGGGAACTTCGGCAGCGTGGACGGCGACCCGCCAGCGGCGATGCGATACACCGAGGCGCGGATGGACTCGCTGTCCGAGGAGATGCTCGCCGACATCGAGATGGACACGGTGGACTTCAAGCCCAACTACGACGGGCGATTGGAGGAGCCGGAAGTCCTCCCGTCGGCGGTGCCGAACCTCCTCATCAACGGGTCGTCCGGTATCGCGGTCGGGATGTCCACGAACATCCCGCCGCACAACCTGGGCGAGGTCATCGACGCGACGGTCGAACTCATCGATAACCCGGACGCGACGGTCGAGGACCTGATGGAGCACGTCAAGGGACCGGACTTCCCGACCGGCGCGAACATCGTCGGACGAAACGCCATCCACCAGGCGTACAAAACCGGCCGAGGACGCCTCCGCGTCCGCGCCGAGTACGAGGTGCAGGACGACCGCATCGTCATCACCGAACTGCCGTTCCAGACGAACAAGGCGCGACTCATCCAACGAATCGCCGACCACGTCAACGACGGCACCATCGAGGGAATCCGCGACCTGCGCGACGAGTCCGACCGCGACGGCATCCGCGTCGTGGTCGAACTCAAGCAGAACGCGATTCCGGAGGTCGTCGAGAACCAACTGCTGAACCACCGCCTCGAACGCACGTTCAGCATCATCTCGCTGGCGCTGGTCGATGGCCAGCCGAAAGTCCTGACGCTGAAGGAACTGCTTCAGCACTACTTGGACCACCGCCGCGATGTCGTTCGGCGACGAAGCGAGTTCGAACTCGACGAGGCGGAAGAACGGGCGCACATTCTCGAAGGCCGATTGCGCGCGCTCGACAACATCGACGATGTGGTCGAACTCATCCGCAACGCCGACGACCGCGACGGTGCTCGGTCGGGACTCCAAGGGACCTTCGACTTCTCCGAAAAGCAGGCCGAACACATCGTTCGGATGCAACTCGGGAGCCTCACATCGCTCGAATCCGAGGAAATCGAGGCCGAATACGAGGACGTGACGGCGCGCATCGAGCGCCTCGAAACCATCCTCGGCGACGAGTCGGAACTGCTGGGCGTCATCAAGGAGGAACTGCTGGAGATGAAGGAGAAGTACGCCGACGAGCGGCGGACGAAAATCGTGGAGGACACCTCGGAAGTCACCCGCGAGGACCTCATCGCCGAGGAGGACGTGTTCGTCGTCGTCACCGAGCAGGATTACGTCAAGCGCATGCCCATCGAACAGTTCGACGCGCAGGGGCGCGGCGGCAAGGGTATCATCGGCGCGGACGTGAAGGAGGACGACACGGTTTCGAAGGTGTTCCGCGCGAACACGCACGACTACCTGCTTTGCTTCACGAACCACGGACAGGTCTATCGCCTGAAGACCTACGAGATACCCGAGATGTCGCGCACGGCGCGCGGCAAGTCGGCCGTCAACATCCTCGATTTGGATAAGGGTGAGGACATCACCGCCGTCATCACGACGGACGAGTTCGAGGAGGACGAGTCGCTGAGCATGGTCACCCAGCAGGGATACGTCAAGCGGACCGCCGCGAAGGAGTTCGAGAACATCCTCTCGACCGGCATCATCGCCGCGCGACTCGAAGACGGCGACAAACTCGTGGACGTGAAGGTGACGGACGGTACGAAGGACCTGCTCGTCTCCACCAAGAACGGGATGACGATCCGTTTCGACGAGACGGAGGCCCGCGAGATGGGCCGAAGCGCCCGCGGCGTTCACGGTATTCGACTGGACGACGACGATGAAGTCGTCGGCATGGTCGCCGCGAACGGCGACGTTGACGACCTCCTCACCGTCACCCGGCGCGGGTACGGAAAGCGGACGAAACTCACCGAGTACCGTTCCCAGTCCCGCAACGGGAAGGGACTCATCGACATCAAGACGGGCGACCGGAACGGCCACGTCACCGAGATAAAGACCGTCATCGAGGACGACCACCTCGTCCTGATGAGCGAGCGCGGCCAGATAATGCGCATCCGGGCGGAAGACATCTCGGAGGTCGGCCGGAACACCATGGGCGTCACCGTGATGGACGTAGACGAGGACGACCGCGTGGCGAGCGTGGACGTGATTCCCGCCGAAGCCGCGGAAGCGGTCCCGGACGACGCCGAGACGGCCGAGGAATCGGAACCGGTCGCGGACGAGTAG
- the rocF gene encoding arginase gives MTKPVQIIGAPVDYGANRRGVDMGPSAIRYAGLAEELANAGVTAIDSGDLTVPRAEERDPETEEPREGKAKFLRETADVCSRLADEVADAIDDDAFPLVLGGDHSIAMGTLGGAARDAEIGAIWFDAHSDFNTPKTSPSGNVHGMPLAGALGIDDFADTDWANAPGLRAENVVLVGLRSVDDTEVDAIRESGVTTYTMSDIDEHGITEIVEKALDIATDGVDGIHVSFDMDWLDPKEAPGVGTPVRGGVSYREAHSALETVATRNEADGILRSLEFVEVNPILDEHNETATLATELAASALGKRIL, from the coding sequence ATGACGAAACCCGTCCAGATAATCGGGGCACCGGTCGACTACGGCGCGAACCGACGTGGTGTGGACATGGGACCATCCGCGATTCGATACGCGGGCCTGGCCGAAGAGCTTGCCAATGCCGGTGTGACCGCCATCGACTCCGGCGACCTGACCGTTCCGCGAGCCGAAGAACGCGACCCGGAAACCGAGGAGCCGAGGGAGGGCAAAGCCAAGTTCCTCCGCGAGACGGCGGACGTGTGTTCCCGCCTCGCCGACGAGGTGGCGGACGCCATCGACGACGACGCCTTCCCGCTCGTCCTCGGCGGCGACCACTCCATCGCCATGGGGACGCTCGGCGGTGCGGCCCGCGACGCCGAAATCGGTGCCATCTGGTTCGACGCGCACAGCGACTTCAACACTCCGAAGACCTCCCCGAGCGGGAACGTCCACGGCATGCCGCTCGCGGGCGCGCTCGGCATCGACGACTTCGCGGATACCGACTGGGCGAACGCCCCTGGCTTGCGCGCCGAGAACGTCGTCCTCGTCGGCCTCCGGAGCGTGGACGACACCGAAGTCGACGCCATCCGCGAGAGCGGCGTCACCACCTACACCATGTCCGACATCGACGAACACGGCATCACCGAAATCGTCGAGAAGGCACTCGACATCGCCACTGACGGCGTGGACGGCATCCACGTCAGTTTCGACATGGACTGGCTCGACCCCAAGGAAGCGCCCGGCGTCGGGACGCCGGTCCGCGGCGGCGTCAGCTACCGCGAAGCCCACTCGGCCCTCGAAACCGTGGCGACGCGCAACGAGGCGGACGGCATCCTCCGGTCGCTCGAATTCGTGGAAGTGAACCCGATTCTGGACGAACACAACGAGACCGCCACGCTCGCCACCGAACTCGCCGCGAGCGCGCTGGGGAAGCGTATCCTATAG
- a CDS encoding Rrf2 family transcriptional regulator, which translates to MSSIELTPSQETILTALVNLHRETEDAVKGEDIAEEVDRNPGTIRNQMQSLKALQLVEGVPGPKGGYKPTATAFEALDIQNLDTAAEVPLEHDGEPVEQSNIEEIDLTSVHHPELCRAEIHLRGSVRDFHEGDEVKVGPTPLSKLVVEGAVDGKDDTRNILILKIHRMEAPTEEPNH; encoded by the coding sequence ATGTCTAGTATTGAGTTGACGCCTAGTCAGGAGACGATACTGACGGCATTGGTAAACTTGCACCGCGAAACCGAGGATGCAGTCAAGGGCGAGGACATCGCCGAAGAGGTTGACCGCAACCCCGGTACGATTCGAAACCAGATGCAGAGCCTCAAAGCGCTCCAGCTCGTGGAGGGTGTCCCCGGCCCGAAGGGCGGGTACAAGCCGACCGCGACGGCGTTCGAAGCGCTCGACATCCAGAACTTGGACACGGCCGCCGAGGTTCCCCTCGAACACGACGGCGAACCGGTCGAACAGAGCAACATCGAGGAAATAGACCTCACGAGCGTTCACCACCCCGAACTCTGCCGCGCCGAGATTCACCTTCGCGGCTCCGTCCGTGACTTCCACGAGGGTGACGAGGTGAAAGTCGGTCCGACGCCCCTCTCGAAACTCGTCGTGGAAGGGGCCGTCGACGGCAAGGACGACACCCGGAACATCCTCATCCTGAAGATACACCGGATGGAAGCGCCGACCGAAGAGCCGAACCACTAG
- a CDS encoding GNAT family N-acetyltransferase — MPSIRRATEADAKPILDLRCASIRAFGTERYHEEQVERWAAHPFGSAPYLESIRNESESVAVAEGNGELAGFGRVELDTGVVSAVYVHPDYARNGVGSALLSHLESVARDAGVDSLTLHASLNAVPFYEEHGYERVSTVTHEVTGGVELACVEMRRDISVE, encoded by the coding sequence ATGCCCTCGATTCGTCGCGCGACGGAAGCCGACGCCAAGCCGATTCTCGACCTTCGCTGTGCGTCCATCCGGGCGTTCGGAACGGAACGGTATCACGAGGAGCAGGTCGAACGCTGGGCGGCACATCCGTTCGGGAGCGCGCCGTATCTGGAGTCGATACGGAACGAATCGGAATCGGTCGCCGTGGCCGAAGGAAACGGCGAACTCGCCGGGTTCGGCCGCGTCGAACTGGATACCGGCGTGGTTTCGGCGGTGTACGTCCACCCCGACTACGCGCGGAACGGGGTCGGTTCGGCGCTCCTTTCGCACCTCGAATCGGTGGCACGTGACGCGGGGGTCGATTCGCTGACGCTCCATGCCTCGTTGAACGCGGTTCCCTTCTACGAGGAACACGGCTACGAGCGGGTTTCGACGGTGACGCACGAGGTGACCGGTGGCGTCGAACTCGCGTGCGTGGAGATGCGGCGGGACATATCGGTCGAATGA
- a CDS encoding DUF555 domain-containing protein, translating into MSNYLVAMEAAWLVRDVGDIDDAIGVAVSEAGKRLNQKNMDYVEVEVGATGCPACGEPFDSAFIAAHTALVGLVLEMKVFNAEGEEHAQRIAKSEVGGALRDVPLSIVETIEFDEDEEIDFGDA; encoded by the coding sequence ATGAGCAATTACCTCGTTGCGATGGAGGCGGCATGGTTGGTACGTGATGTCGGCGATATCGACGACGCGATTGGCGTTGCGGTCAGCGAAGCCGGGAAACGGCTGAACCAGAAGAACATGGACTACGTCGAAGTCGAAGTCGGCGCGACGGGGTGTCCGGCCTGCGGCGAACCGTTCGATTCGGCGTTCATCGCGGCCCACACCGCGCTCGTCGGCCTCGTCCTCGAAATGAAGGTGTTCAACGCCGAGGGCGAGGAACACGCCCAGCGCATCGCCAAGAGCGAAGTCGGCGGCGCGCTCCGCGACGTCCCGCTTTCGATCGTCGAAACTATCGAATTCGACGAGGACGAGGAGATAGACTTCGGCGACGCCTGA
- a CDS encoding CBS domain-containing protein, with product MELPTPQDLREHRTDLGLTQSELAERAGVSQPLIARIEGDDVDPRLSTLRRIVNALEESEGDIVRAGDLLHKSVVSVAPTDTVSEAVQKMQEAGYSQLPVIKEGVPVGSISESDLVHVSEDARDEAVREFMDESFPTVSKSATLNEISNLLDHYKAVMVTEEGETIGIVTEADIAARLS from the coding sequence ATGGAACTCCCGACACCCCAAGACCTTCGGGAACACCGAACCGATTTGGGGCTCACACAGAGCGAACTCGCGGAGCGGGCGGGCGTCTCACAGCCCCTCATTGCGAGAATCGAGGGCGACGACGTGGACCCGCGGCTTTCGACGCTTCGGCGAATCGTGAACGCGCTGGAGGAATCGGAGGGCGACATCGTGCGAGCGGGCGACCTCCTGCACAAGTCCGTCGTCAGCGTCGCACCCACCGACACCGTGAGCGAAGCGGTCCAGAAGATGCAGGAAGCGGGCTACTCCCAACTCCCGGTCATCAAAGAGGGCGTCCCGGTCGGCTCGATAAGCGAGAGCGACCTCGTTCACGTCAGCGAAGACGCCCGCGACGAGGCGGTCCGCGAGTTCATGGATGAGAGCTTCCCGACCGTCTCGAAGTCGGCGACGCTCAACGAAATCAGCAACCTCCTGGACCACTACAAGGCCGTGATGGTGACGGAAGAGGGCGAAACCATCGGCATCGTCACCGAAGCGGACATCGCCGCACGGCTGTCCTAA
- a CDS encoding metal-dependent hydrolase yields MWPWESAIFAYLCYSVFVHVRHHEPPGGTAVVVAAVASVVPDLIDKPLSWQYGVFRNGYALGHSVFVSLLVVAVAHAVARRTSRPRLGLAFGLGFLSHNVGDALEHMNDGLWYGVEHVLWPVVVLPPDESPSFTGTVRQFLGEYRTHLVHHDFTSYFVLVGVISACTLLLWAYDDFPVARELLTTVRRVVR; encoded by the coding sequence ATGTGGCCGTGGGAATCCGCGATTTTCGCGTACCTCTGCTATTCGGTGTTCGTCCACGTTCGACATCACGAACCGCCGGGCGGGACCGCCGTCGTCGTCGCCGCCGTCGCGTCGGTCGTTCCCGACCTCATCGACAAACCGTTGAGTTGGCAGTACGGCGTCTTCCGGAACGGCTACGCTCTCGGTCATTCGGTGTTCGTCAGTCTGCTCGTCGTCGCCGTCGCCCACGCCGTCGCGCGACGGACATCGCGTCCGCGATTGGGTCTCGCGTTCGGCCTCGGCTTTCTCTCGCACAACGTCGGCGACGCGCTCGAACACATGAACGACGGACTCTGGTACGGCGTCGAACACGTCCTCTGGCCGGTGGTCGTGCTCCCGCCCGACGAGAGTCCGAGTTTCACCGGAACGGTGCGGCAGTTCCTCGGCGAGTATCGGACCCACCTCGTTCACCACGACTTCACGTCGTACTTCGTCCTCGTCGGTGTGATTTCGGCGTGTACGCTTCTCCTCTGGGCGTACGACGACTTTCCGGTCGCCCGCGAACTGCTGACGACGGTTCGGCGCGTCGTTCGGTAA
- a CDS encoding GNAT family N-acetyltransferase — protein sequence MGIEIRSAEPRDTEEIRHVAERAWHSAHAPIIGTEATDDFLERYYDAETFRSLIETEASILDVAMDGDTGVVGFVGANPVEGSTTFDLGRIYVLPGRWREGIGGRLLAHVERTVERRGGERIQLGVMAENERAIAFYESAGYRRDEKFYDERVDTAGYMYVKEV from the coding sequence ATGGGAATCGAGATTCGCTCGGCGGAACCGAGGGATACGGAGGAGATACGACACGTCGCGGAGCGGGCGTGGCACTCGGCTCACGCGCCCATCATCGGCACGGAGGCGACCGACGACTTCCTCGAACGCTACTACGACGCGGAGACGTTTCGCTCGCTCATCGAAACCGAAGCGTCCATCCTCGACGTCGCCATGGACGGCGACACTGGCGTCGTGGGATTCGTCGGCGCGAACCCGGTCGAGGGGTCCACGACGTTCGATTTAGGTCGCATCTACGTCCTCCCCGGTCGGTGGCGCGAGGGTATCGGCGGACGGCTACTCGCCCACGTCGAACGAACCGTCGAGCGGCGCGGCGGCGAGCGAATCCAACTCGGCGTCATGGCCGAAAACGAACGCGCCATCGCGTTCTACGAGTCGGCGGGGTACCGGCGCGACGAGAAGTTCTACGACGAGCGGGTCGACACGGCGGGCTACATGTACGTAAAAGAGGTGTGA
- the purM gene encoding phosphoribosylformylglycinamidine cyclo-ligase, producing the protein MTEEEELTYSDAGVDIDASEAATAALVGAVSDIDNTTDYAGLLDIGDQYLALATDGVGTKLLVAEALGDYSTVGIDCIAMNANDLVASGVEPVAFVDYLAVDEPTEEFSEQVGEGLAAGAEEAGVALVGGETAVMPEVISGLDLAGACAGLAPKDAIFPGEAEVGDVLVGFESSGIHSNGLTLARKAATKDHDYDDDFPLDEGTVGEALLEPTRLYTYLLPALRERDVHAAAHVTGGGWTNLLRMGEHRYEIDDPFPAQPVFDFVQDGGNVSDEEMHRTFNMGTGFVVALPEDDAESLAEETDGRIIGTVAEGETVAIRGLSLD; encoded by the coding sequence ATGACCGAGGAAGAGGAACTGACGTATTCCGACGCGGGGGTAGATATCGACGCGAGCGAAGCGGCGACGGCAGCCCTCGTCGGCGCGGTTTCGGACATCGACAACACGACCGACTACGCGGGACTGCTCGACATCGGCGACCAGTACCTCGCGCTGGCGACGGACGGGGTGGGGACGAAACTGCTCGTCGCGGAGGCGCTCGGCGACTACTCGACGGTCGGCATCGACTGCATCGCCATGAACGCGAACGACCTCGTGGCGAGCGGCGTCGAACCCGTCGCCTTCGTGGACTACCTCGCCGTGGACGAACCCACCGAAGAGTTCTCCGAGCAGGTCGGCGAGGGACTCGCGGCCGGTGCGGAGGAAGCGGGCGTCGCCCTCGTCGGCGGCGAAACGGCCGTCATGCCGGAAGTCATCTCGGGGCTGGACCTCGCGGGTGCCTGCGCCGGACTCGCGCCGAAGGACGCCATCTTCCCCGGTGAGGCAGAAGTGGGCGACGTTCTCGTCGGCTTCGAATCCAGCGGGATTCACTCGAACGGCCTCACGCTGGCCCGCAAGGCGGCGACGAAGGACCACGACTACGACGACGACTTCCCGCTCGACGAGGGAACCGTCGGCGAGGCGCTGCTCGAACCGACGCGCCTCTACACCTACCTGCTTCCCGCGCTCCGCGAGCGGGACGTGCACGCCGCGGCGCACGTGACGGGCGGCGGGTGGACGAACCTGCTCCGCATGGGCGAGCACCGCTACGAAATCGACGACCCGTTCCCCGCACAGCCGGTGTTCGACTTCGTGCAGGACGGCGGCAACGTCTCCGACGAGGAGATGCACCGCACGTTCAACATGGGCACCGGATTCGTCGTCGCACTCCCCGAGGACGACGCCGAATCGCTCGCCGAAGAGACGGACGGACGGATTATCGGCACCGTCGCGGAGGGCGAAACGGTGGCGATTCGCGGGTTGAGTTTGGACTGA
- a CDS encoding zinc metalloprotease: MNIRFSARELRDLLVAWGALGLAFTLFLQPGFGQSLLQPGMGFSSATFVGALVVSLFTAGIGFLLHELAHKVVAIRFGQLAEFRADYNMLLLAIVGGLAGFLFAAPGAVYHRGMVTERENGLIALAGPMTNVVLGVLFFPLIFVGPSLVTEIGYRGAQINFLLAGFNMLPWGPLDGKKVQQWSTTAFIATLVPCVLLALYALLVL, translated from the coding sequence GTGAACATCCGCTTCAGCGCGCGCGAACTCCGCGACCTGCTGGTCGCGTGGGGCGCGCTCGGCCTCGCCTTCACCCTCTTTCTCCAGCCCGGATTCGGACAGTCGCTCCTCCAGCCCGGCATGGGATTCTCGTCGGCGACGTTCGTCGGAGCGTTGGTCGTCTCGCTGTTCACGGCGGGTATCGGCTTCCTTCTTCACGAGTTGGCCCACAAGGTGGTGGCGATTCGGTTCGGCCAACTCGCCGAGTTCCGCGCCGATTACAATATGTTGTTGCTCGCCATCGTCGGCGGACTCGCCGGGTTCCTCTTCGCGGCACCCGGCGCTGTGTATCATCGGGGGATGGTGACGGAGCGGGAAAACGGCCTCATCGCGCTGGCCGGACCCATGACGAACGTCGTCCTCGGCGTTCTGTTCTTCCCGCTCATCTTCGTCGGGCCGTCCCTCGTCACGGAAATCGGCTACCGCGGCGCGCAGATTAACTTCCTCCTCGCGGGCTTCAACATGCTCCCGTGGGGACCGCTCGACGGCAAGAAGGTCCAGCAGTGGAGTACGACCGCCTTCATCGCTACGCTCGTTCCGTGCGTGCTGCTCGCGCTGTACGCGCTGCTGGTGCTGTAG
- a CDS encoding TraB/GumN family protein, translating to MTDQHPPSSGGGEGNVRVVGTAHVSETSVERVEEAIEEDQPEIVAVELDEGRYRQMQGEVADDLDPSDLLHGNTVFQFLAYWMLSYVQSRMGEEFDIQPGADMKAAIDAAERHGSGVALVDRDIQMTIQRFWARMSAREKLRMVGSLALGVTDPLTIGLIGGAVFGVFFAMIFGIFLSPLLGLNATLTLGAGSGALQLVGGLGGGTVAGLVLGSLALSVGLTRRIDIALGGGLVLGIVGGLAVGTGALGVVSAGTLVGIGGVVLRILTSLAVGVGIGMVLGVLGGVLLGSGTVEEEELDEEFDIEDLTDGDVVTAMMEEFRRFSPGGAEALIDERDAFIAHKLVALREAGHDVIAVVGAGHRAGIESYLANPSTLPPMESLVGTEKGKRLSLFKFFGYFIMVAFFAFFILLAMAGVRNTFLIQVFAAWFLFNGVFAFGLAKLAGAHWGSALVGGAIAWLTSINPLLAPGWFAGYMELKYTQVNIADIAKLNDIMSDEELPLADVMSRMLDVPLFRLIAVVAMTNVGSMIATALFPFVVLPFLGPQIGGVDEITRLMVEGAHNSADLIWGVLT from the coding sequence ATGACCGACCAGCACCCGCCGTCATCCGGTGGCGGCGAGGGAAACGTACGAGTCGTCGGAACGGCCCACGTCTCGGAAACGAGCGTCGAGCGAGTGGAAGAAGCCATCGAGGAGGATCAACCGGAAATCGTCGCCGTCGAACTCGACGAGGGACGATACCGGCAGATGCAGGGGGAAGTGGCTGACGACCTCGACCCGTCCGACCTCCTTCACGGAAACACCGTCTTCCAGTTCTTGGCGTATTGGATGCTGTCGTACGTCCAGTCGCGCATGGGTGAGGAGTTCGATATCCAACCCGGCGCGGACATGAAGGCCGCCATCGACGCCGCCGAACGACACGGTAGCGGCGTGGCGCTGGTGGACCGCGACATCCAGATGACGATTCAGCGCTTCTGGGCGCGGATGAGCGCCCGCGAGAAGTTACGGATGGTGGGCAGTCTCGCCCTCGGCGTCACCGACCCGCTCACCATCGGCCTCATCGGCGGTGCCGTCTTCGGCGTCTTCTTCGCCATGATATTCGGCATCTTCCTCTCGCCGCTCCTCGGATTGAACGCCACGCTCACCCTCGGTGCGGGAAGCGGTGCGCTCCAACTCGTCGGTGGTCTCGGTGGCGGCACCGTCGCCGGACTCGTGCTCGGCAGCCTCGCCCTCTCCGTCGGCCTGACGAGGCGCATCGATATAGCGCTCGGCGGCGGCCTGGTTCTCGGAATCGTCGGCGGCCTCGCGGTTGGCACCGGTGCCCTCGGCGTCGTCAGCGCCGGGACGCTCGTCGGAATCGGCGGCGTCGTGCTCCGAATCCTCACTTCGCTCGCTGTCGGCGTCGGCATCGGCATGGTGCTCGGCGTGCTCGGTGGGGTTCTCCTCGGAAGCGGAACGGTCGAGGAAGAGGAGTTGGACGAGGAGTTCGACATCGAGGACCTCACCGACGGCGACGTGGTTACGGCGATGATGGAGGAGTTCCGTCGGTTCTCGCCCGGCGGTGCGGAGGCGCTCATCGACGAACGCGACGCCTTCATCGCGCACAAACTCGTCGCGCTCCGCGAAGCGGGCCACGACGTCATCGCCGTGGTCGGCGCGGGTCACCGCGCCGGAATCGAGAGCTACCTCGCCAACCCGAGCACCCTCCCGCCGATGGAGTCGCTCGTCGGCACCGAGAAGGGAAAGCGCTTGTCGCTTTTCAAATTCTTCGGCTACTTCATCATGGTCGCCTTCTTCGCCTTCTTCATCCTGCTGGCGATGGCGGGCGTTCGAAACACGTTTCTCATTCAAGTGTTCGCGGCGTGGTTCCTGTTCAACGGCGTCTTCGCGTTCGGACTGGCGAAACTCGCGGGCGCACACTGGGGCAGCGCCCTCGTCGGCGGCGCAATCGCGTGGCTGACGAGCATCAACCCGCTGCTCGCACCGGGTTGGTTCGCGGGCTACATGGAGTTGAAGTACACGCAGGTCAACATCGCCGACATCGCCAAACTCAACGACATCATGAGCGACGAGGAGTTGCCCCTCGCCGACGTCATGTCCCGGATGCTCGACGTGCCCCTCTTCCGGCTCATCGCCGTCGTCGCCATGACGAACGTCGGGAGCATGATAGCGACGGCCCTGTTCCCCTTCGTCGTCCTACCGTTCCTCGGTCCGCAAATCGGCGGCGTCGATGAAATCACGCGGCTGATGGTCGAGGGCGCGCACAACAGCGCCGACCTCATCTGGGGTGTGCTGACGTGA
- a CDS encoding HalOD1 output domain-containing protein encodes MNDPVLQGTPEPVASAQYSWGGEMTLVQTIVETLSSASGRAPEELQPLHHVVDVDALETIFGPRGDGQLRPVTGEISFVVENHEVVVKSHGRVLVRRAD; translated from the coding sequence ATGAACGACCCCGTGTTACAAGGAACGCCCGAACCGGTCGCGTCGGCACAGTACTCGTGGGGCGGCGAAATGACGCTCGTCCAAACCATCGTCGAGACGCTCTCGTCGGCGAGCGGTCGTGCCCCCGAAGAACTACAACCCCTCCACCACGTCGTCGATGTGGACGCCCTCGAAACTATTTTCGGTCCCCGCGGCGACGGCCAACTCCGCCCCGTCACGGGTGAAATATCGTTCGTCGTCGAGAATCACGAAGTCGTCGTCAAGAGCCACGGCCGTGTTCTCGTTCGCCGAGCGGATTAA
- a CDS encoding ArsR/SmtB family transcription factor, producing the protein MTIETIPRDGSRWDDATTPSLNAIFKVLSVPTRREALVVIRSEDEPIPVSELADRLDGETDRMRIALVHVHLPMLDEAGLVAWDSERESVEFVDFPDAYEDLFEVADSSVR; encoded by the coding sequence ATGACAATCGAGACAATCCCGAGGGACGGTAGCCGATGGGACGACGCTACGACTCCCTCGCTGAACGCCATCTTCAAGGTGCTCTCGGTGCCGACTCGACGGGAGGCGTTGGTCGTCATCCGCTCGGAAGACGAGCCGATTCCGGTGTCGGAGCTCGCCGACCGGCTCGACGGAGAAACGGACCGGATGCGAATCGCGCTCGTGCACGTTCACCTCCCGATGCTCGACGAGGCGGGACTCGTGGCGTGGGACTCCGAACGCGAGTCGGTCGAATTCGTCGATTTCCCCGACGCGTACGAGGACTTGTTCGAGGTCGCCGACAGCTCCGTCCGATGA